In Pungitius pungitius chromosome 2, fPunPun2.1, whole genome shotgun sequence, a single window of DNA contains:
- the fgf1a gene encoding putative fibroblast growth factor 1 isoform X2 — MEAVSCLYRSITVREPADIPPETVPLIHTAVRDEMFASGDQTVIGGPLGDFRQLTRLYCRNGGHHLQIAADGAVQGQRDEGDVHTVLKLKAVDKGVVVIQGTQAGRYLAMSDEGRLYSSPIVTDECYFLEKLEENHYNTYASQKYQERNWYVALKKNGRPKLGPRTHIGQKAVFFLPRRLGDAAEWKQMGHQEIV; from the exons ccCGCCGACATTCCTCCGGAAACCGTCCCGTTGATTCACACAGCTGTGCGGGACGAGATGTTCGCGTCGGGGGACCAAACGGTGATCGGCGGCCCGCTGGGGGACTTCAGGCAGCTGACTCGTCTCTACTGCAGGAATGGCGGACATCACCTGCAGATCGCGGCCGATGGAGCggtgcagggacagagggacgagGGGGACGTGCACA CTGTGTTAAAGCTCAAAGCGGTGGATAAAGGCGTGGTCGTCATCCAGGGAACACAAGCCGGGCGATATTTGGCCATGAGCGACGAGGGCCGATTGTACAGCTCA CCCATAGTGACTGATGAATGTTACTTcctggagaagctggaggagaaccACTACAACACCTATGCAAGTCAGAAATATCAGGAGAGGAACTGGTATGTTGCCCTGAAGAAGAACGGACGACCTAAACTGGGCCCGAGGACTCACATCGGACAGAAGGCCGTCTTCTTTCTGCCCCGACGGCTCGGCGACGCCGCCGAGTGGAAACAGATGGGACATCAAGAAATTGTGTGA